One Streptomyces sp. NBC_00102 DNA segment encodes these proteins:
- a CDS encoding HAD family phosphatase, which produces MTSTVPASLTRTADGATLQAVLLDMDGTLVDSEGFWWDTEVEVFADLGHRLDESWREVVVGGPMTRSAGYLIDVTGADIGIEELTVLLNDRFEKRIGRGVPLMPGAARLLAELSAHAVPTALVSASHRRIIDRVLDSIGHHHFALTVAGDEVTRTKPHPDPYLAAAAGFGADPARCAVIEDTATGVASAEAAGCRVVAVPSVAPIAPAPGRVVVGSLEEVDLAFLQKLVLDHRDGNRF; this is translated from the coding sequence ATGACGAGTACGGTCCCCGCGTCCCTGACCCGCACGGCCGACGGCGCCACCCTGCAGGCCGTCCTTCTCGACATGGACGGCACCCTGGTCGACTCCGAGGGCTTCTGGTGGGACACCGAGGTGGAGGTCTTCGCCGACCTCGGCCACCGGCTGGACGAGTCCTGGCGCGAGGTGGTCGTCGGCGGGCCGATGACCCGCAGCGCCGGCTACCTCATCGACGTGACCGGAGCGGACATCGGGATCGAGGAGCTCACCGTCCTGCTGAACGACCGCTTCGAGAAGCGCATCGGCCGGGGCGTGCCCCTCATGCCCGGCGCCGCCCGGCTCCTCGCGGAGCTCTCCGCCCACGCGGTCCCGACCGCCCTCGTCTCCGCCTCGCACCGCCGGATCATCGACCGGGTCCTCGACTCGATCGGCCACCACCACTTCGCGCTGACCGTCGCCGGGGACGAGGTCACCCGCACCAAGCCGCACCCCGACCCCTACCTCGCCGCCGCCGCCGGATTCGGCGCCGACCCCGCCCGCTGCGCCGTCATCGAGGACACCGCCACCGGCGTCGCCTCGGCGGAAGCCGCCGGATGCCGGGTCGTGGCCGTACCCTCCGTGGCGCCCATCGCACCGGCTCCCGGACGCGTGGTCGTCGGCTCGCTGGAAGAGGTCGACCTGGCCTTCCTGCAGAAGCTGGTGCTGGACCACCGGGACGGGAACCGGTTCTGA
- a CDS encoding glutaredoxin domain-containing protein encodes MTRAWTLPTLLVLCGSAAAAGPLFDGSSPGTAAVLLLVCLALAGATSPLIFPRSAGAQEAQRRSAVDGRPVVFWRPGCTYCIRLRVRLGRSARRMHWVNIWRDPAGAAVVRAANNGDETVPTVLVAGRPHTNPDPSWVRAQLPPLT; translated from the coding sequence ATGACGCGCGCCTGGACCCTGCCGACGCTGCTGGTGCTCTGCGGCTCAGCCGCCGCCGCCGGACCGCTGTTCGACGGGAGCAGTCCCGGAACGGCCGCCGTACTCCTGCTCGTGTGCTTGGCGCTCGCCGGCGCGACCTCACCCCTGATCTTCCCGAGATCGGCCGGCGCGCAGGAGGCACAACGCCGCAGCGCGGTCGACGGCCGGCCGGTCGTCTTCTGGCGGCCGGGCTGCACCTACTGCATACGCCTGCGTGTACGACTGGGCCGCAGCGCCCGCCGGATGCACTGGGTCAACATCTGGCGGGACCCGGCAGGAGCGGCGGTGGTCAGGGCGGCCAACAACGGTGACGAAACCGTGCCGACCGTCCTCGTGGCGGGCCGGCCGCACACCAATCCCGATCCCTCCTGGGTGCGCGCACAGCTCCCTCCCCTCACGTGA
- a CDS encoding ubiquitin-like protein Pup, with protein MATKDTGGGQQKATRSTEETEEQAQEAQASEDLKERQEKLSDDVDSVLDEIDDVLEENAEDFVRSFVQKGGE; from the coding sequence ATGGCGACCAAGGACACCGGCGGCGGACAGCAGAAGGCGACGCGCTCCACCGAGGAGACCGAGGAGCAGGCGCAGGAAGCGCAGGCTTCGGAGGACCTCAAGGAGCGCCAGGAGAAGCTGAGCGACGACGTCGACTCGGTCCTGGACGAGATCGACGACGTCCTGGAGGAGAACGCCGAGGACTTCGTGCGGAGCTTCGTACAGAAGGGCGGGGAGTAG
- the dop gene encoding depupylase/deamidase Dop codes for MTVRRVMGIETEYGISVPGHPNANAMLTSSQIVNAYAAAMHRARRARWDFEEENPLRDARGFDLARETADSSQLTDEDIGLANVILTNGARLYVDHAHPEYSSPEITNPRDAVLWDKAGERVMAEAAELAAAIPGAQPIHLYKNNTDNKGASYGTHENYLMRRDTPFSDIVRHLTPFFVSRQVVTGAGRVGIGQDGRDHGFQLSQRADYFEVEVGLETTLKRPIINTRDEPHSDAEKYRRLHVIIGDANLSEISTYLKLGTTSLVLSMIEDGFINVDLAVDQPVRTLHQVSHDPSLQRLITLRSGRTLTAVQLQMEYFELARKYVEERYGADADEQTRDVLVRWEDTLNRLENDPMSLSGELDWVAKRALMDGYRRRDGLEWDAPRLHLVDLQYADVRPDKGLYNRLVAGGRMKRLLDEDDVSRARTQPPEDTRAYFRGRCLEQYADDVAAASWDSVIFDLPGHDSLQRVPTMEPLRGTREHVKNLLDRCRTAEELVRVLSGG; via the coding sequence ATGACCGTACGGCGAGTAATGGGCATCGAGACGGAGTACGGAATCTCCGTCCCCGGCCACCCCAACGCCAATGCCATGCTCACCTCGTCCCAGATCGTCAACGCCTACGCGGCGGCGATGCACCGGGCGCGCCGTGCCCGCTGGGACTTCGAGGAGGAGAATCCGCTGCGGGACGCGCGAGGCTTCGACCTCGCCCGCGAGACCGCCGACTCCAGCCAGCTCACCGACGAGGACATCGGCCTGGCCAACGTCATCCTGACCAACGGCGCCCGCCTCTACGTCGACCACGCGCACCCCGAGTACAGCTCCCCGGAGATCACCAATCCCCGGGACGCCGTCCTCTGGGACAAGGCCGGCGAGCGCGTCATGGCCGAGGCCGCCGAACTGGCCGCCGCCATTCCCGGCGCCCAGCCGATCCACCTCTACAAGAACAACACCGACAACAAGGGCGCCTCCTACGGCACGCACGAGAACTACCTGATGAGACGGGACACCCCCTTCTCGGACATCGTGCGCCACCTGACCCCGTTCTTCGTCAGCCGTCAGGTCGTCACCGGAGCCGGCCGGGTCGGCATCGGGCAGGACGGCCGCGACCACGGCTTCCAGCTCAGCCAGCGCGCCGACTACTTCGAGGTGGAGGTGGGGCTGGAGACGACGCTCAAGCGCCCCATCATCAACACCCGCGACGAGCCGCACTCCGACGCGGAGAAGTACCGCAGGCTGCACGTCATCATCGGCGACGCCAACCTCTCCGAGATCTCGACCTATCTGAAGCTCGGCACCACCTCGCTGGTCCTCTCGATGATCGAGGACGGGTTCATCAACGTCGACCTCGCCGTCGACCAGCCCGTACGGACCCTGCACCAGGTCTCGCACGACCCGTCCCTCCAGCGTCTGATCACGCTCCGCAGCGGCCGGACACTCACCGCGGTGCAGCTCCAGATGGAGTACTTCGAGCTGGCCCGCAAGTACGTCGAGGAGCGGTACGGCGCCGACGCCGACGAACAGACCCGGGACGTCCTGGTGCGCTGGGAGGACACGCTCAACCGCCTGGAGAACGACCCGATGAGCCTGTCGGGGGAGCTGGACTGGGTGGCCAAGCGGGCCCTCATGGACGGTTACCGCCGCCGGGACGGCCTGGAGTGGGACGCCCCACGCCTGCACCTGGTCGACCTCCAGTACGCGGACGTACGGCCCGACAAGGGGCTCTACAACCGGCTCGTGGCCGGTGGGCGGATGAAGCGCCTGCTGGACGAGGACGACGTCTCCCGCGCGCGTACGCAGCCTCCGGAGGACACCCGGGCCTACTTCCGGGGCCGCTGCCTGGAGCAGTACGCGGACGACGTGGCCGCCGCCTCCTGGGACTCGGTCATCTTCGACCTGCCGGGCCATGACTCTCTGCAACGGGTGCCCACCATGGAGCCGCTGCGCGGGACGCGGGAGCACGTCAAGAACCTCCTGGACCGCTGCCGCACGGCGGAAGAGCTGGTCCGGGTGCTGTCCGGCGGCTGA
- the prcB gene encoding proteasome subunit beta, with protein MEANTRHTGRLPAAFLTPGSSSFMDFLSDHAPAMLPGNRNLPPLKGAVEAPHGTTIVAASFPGGVVLAGDRRATMGNMIAQRDIEKVFPADEYSAVGIAGTAGLAVEMVKLFQLELEHFEKVEGAQLSLEGKANRLSTMIRGNLAMAMQGLAVVPLFAGYDVDKGRGRIFSYDVTGGRSEEHAGYASTGSGSLFARGSMKKLYREDLTESQALTLVVQALYDAADDDSATGGPDVARRIYPIVTVITEEGFRRLSDGESSAIAREILERRLEHPDGPRAALL; from the coding sequence GTGGAAGCCAACACTCGTCACACCGGGCGTCTACCAGCTGCGTTCCTGACGCCGGGTTCGTCCTCGTTCATGGACTTCCTGTCCGACCACGCACCCGCGATGCTTCCGGGCAACCGGAACCTCCCGCCCCTCAAGGGCGCCGTCGAGGCGCCGCACGGGACGACCATCGTCGCGGCCTCGTTCCCCGGCGGCGTGGTGCTCGCCGGTGACCGGCGGGCCACGATGGGCAACATGATCGCCCAGCGCGACATCGAGAAGGTGTTCCCGGCCGACGAGTACTCCGCCGTCGGTATCGCGGGCACCGCCGGTCTCGCGGTGGAGATGGTCAAGCTCTTCCAGCTGGAGCTGGAGCACTTCGAGAAGGTCGAGGGCGCCCAGCTCTCCCTGGAGGGCAAGGCCAACCGCCTCTCCACGATGATCCGCGGCAACCTCGCGATGGCCATGCAGGGACTCGCGGTCGTCCCCCTCTTCGCCGGCTACGACGTCGACAAGGGCCGGGGCCGGATCTTCTCGTACGACGTCACCGGAGGCCGCTCGGAGGAGCACGCCGGATACGCCTCCACGGGCTCCGGATCGCTCTTCGCCCGCGGCTCCATGAAGAAGCTCTACCGCGAGGACCTGACGGAGTCCCAGGCGCTCACCCTGGTCGTCCAGGCCCTGTACGACGCCGCGGACGACGACTCCGCGACCGGCGGCCCCGACGTGGCGCGCCGCATCTACCCGATCGTCACCGTCATCACCGAGGAGGGCTTCCGCCGGCTGTCGGACGGCGAGTCCTCGGCGATCGCCCGGGAGATCCTGGAGCGCCGTCTCGAGCACCCCGACGGCCCGCGCGCGGCTCTGCTCTGA
- a CDS encoding tRNA (adenine-N1)-methyltransferase, with the protein MSEPTGAARRRGPFKVGDQVQLTDPKGRHHTFTLEAGKNFHTHKGSFPHDELIGAPEGSVVRTTGNVAYLALRPLLPDYVLSMPRGAAVVYPKDAGQILAFADIFPGARVVEAGVGSGALSTFLLRAIGEQGMLHSYERREDFAEIAQQNVERYFGSPHPAWQLTVGDLQDNLSDTEVDRVVLDMLAPWECLEAVSKALVPGGILCAYVATTTQLSRTVESLREIGCFAEPQPWESMIRNWHVEGLAVRPDHRMIGHTGFLVTARRLADGVEPPMRRRRPSKGAYGDDYDGPGATRNASADRATAAEDSA; encoded by the coding sequence ATGTCTGAACCGACCGGTGCCGCCCGCCGACGTGGGCCCTTCAAGGTCGGGGACCAAGTACAGCTCACCGACCCCAAGGGACGCCACCACACCTTCACGCTCGAAGCCGGAAAGAACTTCCACACCCACAAGGGTTCTTTCCCGCACGACGAGCTGATCGGTGCTCCCGAGGGCAGTGTTGTCCGTACCACGGGAAACGTCGCCTATCTCGCGCTGCGCCCCCTGCTCCCCGACTACGTCCTCTCCATGCCCCGCGGCGCCGCCGTGGTCTACCCCAAGGACGCGGGCCAGATCCTGGCCTTCGCCGACATCTTCCCCGGTGCCCGCGTCGTGGAGGCAGGCGTCGGATCGGGCGCGCTCTCCACCTTCCTGCTGCGCGCCATCGGCGAGCAGGGCATGCTGCACTCCTACGAGCGCCGCGAGGACTTCGCCGAGATCGCCCAGCAGAACGTGGAGCGCTACTTCGGCAGTCCGCACCCGGCCTGGCAGCTCACCGTCGGCGACCTCCAGGACAACCTCTCGGACACCGAGGTCGACCGGGTCGTCCTGGACATGCTCGCCCCGTGGGAGTGCCTGGAGGCCGTCTCCAAGGCGCTGGTGCCCGGCGGCATCCTCTGCGCGTACGTCGCCACCACCACCCAGCTCTCGCGCACGGTGGAGTCCCTCCGCGAGATCGGCTGCTTCGCCGAGCCGCAGCCGTGGGAATCCATGATCCGCAACTGGCACGTCGAGGGTCTCGCGGTCCGCCCGGACCACCGGATGATCGGTCACACCGGCTTCCTGGTGACCGCCCGCCGCCTGGCCGACGGGGTCGAGCCCCCGATGCGCCGCCGCCGTCCCTCCAAGGGCGCCTACGGCGACGACTACGACGGCCCCGGCGCCACCCGGAACGCCTCCGCCGACCGTGCGACGGCGGCCGAAGACAGCGCCTGA
- a CDS encoding response regulator transcription factor, which yields MAIRVLLVDDQPLLRTGFRMILEAEGDLAVVGEAGDGLQAIDQVRALQPDVVLMDIRMPRMDGVEATRQITGPDRDGPAKVLVLTTFDLDEYVVEALRAGASGFLLKDAPANELLQAIRVVAAGEAMLAPSVTRRLLDKYADHLPSGEEPVPDALHRLTDREVEVLKLVARGLSNAEIAADLFVSETTVKTHVGHVLTKLQLRDRVQAAVYAYESGLVRPGAQ from the coding sequence GTGGCAATCCGCGTCCTGCTGGTCGACGACCAGCCACTGCTGCGCACCGGCTTCCGGATGATTCTGGAGGCCGAGGGCGATCTCGCGGTGGTCGGCGAGGCGGGTGACGGACTCCAGGCCATCGACCAGGTCCGGGCGCTCCAGCCGGACGTGGTGCTGATGGACATCCGGATGCCGCGGATGGACGGGGTGGAGGCGACCCGCCAGATCACCGGTCCGGACCGGGACGGCCCGGCGAAGGTGCTGGTCCTGACGACCTTCGACCTCGACGAGTACGTCGTGGAGGCGCTGCGCGCGGGGGCCAGCGGATTCCTGCTCAAGGACGCCCCGGCCAACGAGCTGTTGCAGGCGATCCGGGTGGTGGCCGCGGGCGAGGCGATGCTCGCGCCGAGCGTCACCCGGCGGCTGCTCGACAAGTACGCCGACCACCTCCCGTCCGGCGAGGAGCCGGTCCCGGACGCGCTGCACCGGCTGACCGACCGCGAGGTGGAGGTGCTGAAGCTGGTGGCGCGTGGTCTGTCGAACGCGGAGATCGCGGCGGACCTCTTCGTCAGCGAGACGACGGTGAAGACGCACGTCGGCCATGTGCTGACCAAGCTCCAGCTGCGCGACCGGGTGCAGGCGGCGGTGTACGCGTACGAGAGCGGGCTGGTCCGGCCGGGGGCGCAGTAG
- a CDS encoding RecB family exonuclease: MTSAPRPPAPPSSLSPSRANDFMQCPLLYRFRVIDKLPEKPSEAATRGTLVHAVLERLFDAPAAERTVPRARALVPGQWDRLLESKPELTELFAEDTGGERLAGWLGEAERLVERWFSLEDPTRLEPVEREMFVETELESGLRLRGVIDRVDIAPTGEVRIVDYKTGKAPRPEYAEGALFQMKFYALVVWRLKGVVPRRLQLVYLGSGDVMTYDPVVADLERVERKLHALWEAIRLATETGEWRPRPTKLCGWCDHQAVCPEFGGTPPVYPLPVVLPQSREDGAGRMGPVGADAGRPAAPDGP, encoded by the coding sequence ATGACCTCCGCACCCCGGCCCCCCGCGCCGCCGTCCTCCCTGTCGCCGTCGCGGGCGAACGACTTCATGCAGTGCCCTTTGCTCTACCGCTTCCGGGTCATCGACAAACTGCCGGAGAAGCCGAGCGAGGCGGCCACCCGGGGAACCCTGGTGCACGCGGTGCTGGAGCGGCTCTTCGACGCGCCCGCGGCGGAGCGTACGGTGCCGAGGGCGCGGGCCCTGGTGCCCGGACAGTGGGACCGGCTGCTGGAGTCGAAGCCGGAGCTGACGGAGCTCTTCGCCGAGGACACCGGGGGCGAGCGGCTGGCCGGGTGGCTGGGCGAGGCGGAGCGGCTGGTTGAGCGGTGGTTCTCGCTGGAGGACCCGACGCGGCTGGAGCCGGTCGAGCGCGAGATGTTCGTCGAGACGGAGCTGGAGTCGGGGCTGCGGCTGCGCGGGGTGATCGACCGCGTCGACATCGCGCCGACGGGCGAGGTCCGGATCGTCGACTACAAGACGGGGAAGGCGCCGCGTCCGGAGTACGCGGAGGGCGCGCTCTTCCAGATGAAGTTCTACGCGCTGGTGGTCTGGCGGCTCAAGGGTGTGGTGCCGCGACGGCTCCAGCTGGTCTATCTCGGCAGCGGTGACGTCATGACGTACGACCCGGTCGTCGCGGACCTGGAGCGGGTGGAGCGGAAGCTGCACGCGCTCTGGGAGGCGATCCGGCTGGCGACGGAGACCGGGGAGTGGCGGCCGAGGCCGACCAAGCTCTGCGGCTGGTGCGACCACCAGGCGGTCTGTCCTGAATTCGGCGGGACTCCCCCGGTGTATCCGCTCCCCGTGGTGCTGCCGCAATCCCGTGAGGATGGGGCGGGCAGAATGGGGCCGGTGGGGGCCGACGCCGGTCGGCCCGCGGCCCCAGACGGTCCCTGA
- a CDS encoding ferredoxin has translation MTVQQDSPGASDTEDLEVWIDQDLCTGDGICVQYAPEVFELDIDGLAYVKSADDELLQEPGATTRVPLPLLTDVVDSAKECPGDCIHVRRVSDSVEVYGPDAA, from the coding sequence ATGACCGTGCAGCAGGACTCGCCCGGCGCGAGCGACACCGAGGATCTGGAGGTCTGGATCGACCAGGACCTGTGCACGGGCGACGGGATCTGCGTCCAGTACGCCCCCGAAGTCTTCGAGCTGGACATCGACGGACTCGCTTACGTGAAGAGCGCCGACGACGAGCTGCTCCAGGAGCCGGGCGCCACCACGCGGGTCCCGCTGCCCTTGCTGACCGACGTGGTGGATTCGGCCAAGGAGTGCCCCGGCGACTGCATCCACGTACGTCGGGTTTCGGACAGCGTCGAGGTCTACGGACCCGACGCGGCCTGA
- a CDS encoding site-2 protease family protein: MDESDESGDGGRPQSGAGGKNPGPGKERPRRPAGPGGGLLMGRPFGVPVYVAPSWFVVAALITWVFGGQLDRVLPELGGARYLVALFFAIVFYASVLVHELAHTVAALRYKLPVRRIQLQFFGGVSEIEKETETPGREFVLAFVGPLLSLVLAGVFYLSMQFVESGTVPGVLLAGLMISNLIVAVFNLLPGLPLDGGRMLRAVVWKITGKPMSGTVVAAWVGRALAVAVLIGLPLLTHSGDSAAEVGGMETVTDALLAAILAGIIWTGAGNSLRMARLREHLPELRARTLTRRAVPVESATPLSEALRRANDAGARALVVVDPEGTPKGLVRESAIGGVPEHRRPWVAVGGLAQDLTEGMRVPAELAGEELLDRLRATPATEYLVVEETGAVYGVLSTTDVERAFLAAMRRPGS, from the coding sequence GTGGACGAGAGCGACGAGAGCGGCGACGGCGGACGCCCGCAGTCCGGCGCGGGGGGAAAGAACCCCGGACCGGGCAAGGAGCGCCCCCGCCGCCCCGCCGGACCCGGCGGCGGCCTGCTGATGGGCCGCCCGTTCGGCGTGCCCGTGTACGTGGCCCCCAGCTGGTTCGTCGTCGCGGCGCTCATCACCTGGGTCTTCGGAGGCCAGCTCGACCGCGTCCTGCCCGAGCTGGGCGGAGCCCGCTACCTGGTCGCCCTCTTCTTCGCGATCGTCTTCTACGCCTCCGTCCTGGTGCACGAACTCGCGCACACGGTCGCGGCCCTCCGGTACAAGCTGCCGGTGCGCCGCATCCAGCTCCAGTTCTTCGGTGGTGTCTCGGAGATCGAGAAGGAGACCGAGACCCCGGGGCGCGAGTTCGTCCTCGCCTTCGTGGGGCCGCTCCTCTCCCTCGTCCTGGCGGGGGTGTTCTATCTCTCCATGCAGTTCGTGGAGTCCGGCACCGTCCCCGGCGTCCTGCTCGCCGGCCTGATGATCTCCAACCTCATCGTCGCCGTCTTCAACCTGCTGCCCGGCCTGCCGCTCGACGGCGGGCGCATGCTGCGCGCCGTCGTCTGGAAGATCACCGGCAAGCCCATGAGCGGCACCGTCGTCGCCGCCTGGGTCGGGCGCGCCCTCGCCGTCGCCGTACTCATCGGCCTGCCGCTGCTGACGCACAGCGGGGACTCCGCCGCCGAGGTCGGCGGGATGGAGACCGTCACCGACGCCCTGCTCGCCGCCATCCTCGCGGGCATCATCTGGACCGGTGCGGGCAACAGCCTGCGCATGGCCCGCCTGCGTGAACACCTCCCCGAGCTCCGGGCCCGCACCCTCACCCGCCGCGCGGTACCCGTGGAGTCAGCCACCCCGCTCTCCGAAGCGCTGCGCCGGGCCAACGACGCGGGCGCCCGCGCCCTCGTCGTCGTCGACCCGGAGGGCACTCCCAAGGGCCTGGTCAGGGAGTCCGCCATCGGCGGGGTCCCCGAGCACCGCCGCCCCTGGGTCGCCGTCGGCGGCCTCGCCCAGGACCTCACCGAGGGCATGCGGGTCCCCGCCGAGCTCGCCGGCGAGGAGCTCCTCGACCGTCTGCGCGCCACCCCCGCGACCGAGTACCTCGTCGTGGAGGAGACCGGCGCGGTCTACGGCGTGCTCTCCACGACCGACGTCGAACGCGCCTTCCTCGCGGCCATGAGGCGTCCGGGGTCCTGA
- the arc gene encoding proteasome ATPase — protein sequence MAAHDDDINRGIRPGRGSEDPSGQVAYLEQEIAVLRRKLADSPRHSRILEERVVELQTSLSGVTAQNERLAHTLREARDQIVALKEEVDRLAQPPAGFGVFLQANEDGTCDIFTGGRKLRVNVSPSVELEGLRRGQEVMLNEALNVVEAMEFERAGDIVTLKEILEDGERALVVGHTDEERVVRLAEPLLDITIRPGDALLLEPRSGYVYEVVPKSEVEELVLEEVPDIDYDKIGGLGDQIELIRDAVELPYLHPDLFKEHELRPPKGILLYGPPGCGKTLIAKAVANSLAKKVAEVTGQPAGKSYFLNIKGPELLNKYVGETERHIRLVFQRAREKASEGTPVIVFFDEMESLFRTRGSGVSSDVENTIVPQLLAEIDGVEGLENVIVIGASNREDMIDPAILRPGRLDVKIKIERPDAEAAKDIFAKYLTASLPLHSDDLAEHAGSKAAASHAMIQSVVERMYTESEENRFLEVTYANGDKEVLYFKDFNSGAMIQNIVDRAKKMAIKAFLEEGQKGIRVSHLLQACVDEFKENEDLPNTTNPDDWARISGKKGERIVFIRTLVTGKQGADTGRSIDTVANTGQYL from the coding sequence GTGGCAGCCCACGACGACGACATCAACCGCGGCATCCGGCCCGGGCGGGGGTCAGAAGACCCGTCGGGCCAGGTCGCCTATCTTGAGCAGGAAATCGCCGTCCTGCGACGCAAGCTCGCCGACTCTCCGCGTCATTCGAGAATTCTCGAAGAGCGGGTCGTCGAGTTGCAGACCAGTCTGTCCGGTGTTACCGCACAGAACGAACGGCTCGCCCATACGCTCCGAGAGGCCCGCGACCAGATCGTGGCCCTCAAGGAGGAGGTCGACAGGCTCGCGCAGCCGCCCGCCGGTTTCGGCGTGTTCCTGCAGGCCAATGAGGACGGCACCTGCGACATCTTCACCGGGGGCCGCAAGCTCCGGGTGAATGTCAGCCCCAGCGTCGAGCTCGAAGGCCTCCGTCGAGGCCAGGAAGTCATGCTCAACGAAGCGCTCAACGTGGTCGAGGCCATGGAATTCGAGCGGGCCGGGGACATCGTCACCCTCAAGGAGATCCTCGAGGACGGCGAGCGAGCCCTGGTGGTCGGGCACACCGACGAGGAACGGGTGGTGCGGCTCGCCGAGCCGCTGCTCGACATCACCATCCGCCCCGGCGACGCGCTCCTGCTGGAACCCAGGTCCGGCTACGTCTACGAAGTGGTGCCCAAGAGCGAGGTCGAGGAACTCGTCCTCGAAGAGGTCCCGGACATCGACTACGACAAGATCGGCGGCCTGGGCGACCAGATCGAACTGATCCGCGACGCGGTCGAACTCCCGTACCTCCACCCCGACCTCTTCAAGGAACACGAACTCCGTCCCCCGAAGGGCATCCTGCTCTACGGTCCGCCCGGCTGCGGCAAGACGCTCATCGCCAAGGCAGTCGCCAACTCGCTCGCCAAGAAGGTCGCCGAGGTCACCGGTCAGCCCGCGGGGAAGAGCTACTTCCTCAATATCAAGGGCCCCGAACTCCTCAACAAGTACGTCGGTGAGACCGAGCGGCACATCCGCCTCGTCTTCCAGCGTGCCCGGGAGAAGGCGAGCGAGGGTACCCCCGTCATCGTCTTCTTCGACGAGATGGAATCCCTCTTCCGCACCCGTGGCAGCGGCGTCAGCTCGGACGTGGAGAACACCATCGTCCCGCAGCTGCTCGCCGAGATCGACGGTGTGGAAGGGCTGGAGAACGTCATCGTCATCGGCGCCTCCAACCGCGAGGACATGATCGACCCGGCCATCCTCCGGCCCGGCCGCCTCGACGTGAAGATCAAGATCGAGCGTCCGGACGCGGAGGCCGCGAAGGACATCTTCGCGAAGTACCTCACCGCGTCGCTCCCGCTGCACTCGGACGATCTGGCCGAGCACGCCGGCTCCAAGGCCGCCGCTTCCCACGCCATGATCCAGTCCGTGGTGGAGCGGATGTACACGGAGTCCGAGGAGAACCGCTTCCTCGAAGTCACCTACGCCAACGGTGACAAGGAAGTCCTCTATTTCAAGGACTTCAACTCGGGCGCGATGATCCAGAACATCGTCGACCGGGCGAAGAAGATGGCCATCAAGGCATTCCTCGAAGAAGGCCAGAAGGGCATTCGCGTCTCCCATCTCCTCCAGGCGTGCGTGGACGAGTTCAAGGAGAACGAGGACCTGCCCAACACCACCAACCCGGACGACTGGGCCAGGATTTCCGGCAAGAAGGGCGAGCGGATCGTCTTCATCCGCACGCTCGTCACCGGAAAGCAGGGCGCGGACACCGGCCGGTCCATCGACACGGTCGCGAACACCGGGCAGTACCTGTAA